A genomic window from Providencia alcalifaciens includes:
- the rimJ gene encoding ribosomal protein S5-alanine N-acetyltransferase → MFGYRSNEPKVRLMTDRMIIRLAYERDNYRLADYYSLNKEFLTPWEPTRDNSHFNPSGWNNRLHAMSEMHRQGSAFHFLLLDKDENEVIGVANFSNILRGSFHACYLGYSLGEKWQGQGLMYEALTQIIRYMQKHQGMHRIMANYMPHNMRSGNLLTRLGFEREGYAKQYLEINGEWRDHVLTALTDNEWKSTKA, encoded by the coding sequence ATGTTTGGTTATCGTTCAAATGAACCCAAAGTGCGTCTAATGACTGACAGAATGATTATCCGTTTAGCCTATGAACGAGATAATTACCGACTTGCAGACTATTACAGCTTAAACAAAGAATTCCTGACGCCATGGGAACCCACCCGTGACAACTCCCATTTTAACCCTTCAGGCTGGAATAACCGACTACATGCTATGAGCGAAATGCATCGCCAAGGCAGTGCGTTTCATTTCCTTTTACTGGATAAAGATGAAAACGAAGTGATTGGCGTCGCGAATTTTAGCAATATTTTACGTGGCTCCTTCCACGCGTGCTATCTGGGCTATTCGCTGGGTGAAAAATGGCAGGGGCAGGGGCTGATGTATGAAGCTCTAACCCAAATTATTCGTTACATGCAAAAACACCAAGGTATGCATCGCATCATGGCAAATTATATGCCCCATAATATGCGCAGCGGTAACTTGTTAACTCGCCTTGGTTTTGAACGTGAAGGTTATGCAAAGCAGTATCTCGAAATTAATGGAGAATGGCGCGACCACGTATTAACGGCATTGACTGACAACGAATGGAAGTCGACTAAAGCCTAA
- the murJ gene encoding murein biosynthesis integral membrane protein MurJ — MNLLKSLAAVSSMTMMSRVLGFIRDAIIARVFGAGAASDAFFVAFKLPNLLRRIFAEGAFSQAFVPILAEYKNQQGEEATRTFVAYISGMLTLALAIVTVVGMFAAPWVIYVTAPGFTTDADKFALTTDLLRVTFPYIFLISLASLAGAILNTWNRFSVPAFAPTLLNVSMIFFAAFAAPYFDPPIMSLAWAVLVGGVLQLGYQLPHLKKIGMLVLPRLSFHDSGVWRVMKMMGPAIIGVSVAQISLIINTIFASFLQSGSVSWMYYADRLMELPSGVLGVALGTILLPSLSKSFTSGNHQEYRHLMDWGLRLCLLLALPCAVGLAILSEALTVSLFQYDKFTAHDSLMTQYALMAYCVGLTGMILVKILAPGFYSRQDIRTPVRIAIVTLILTQLMNLAFIGPLQHAGLALSIGLAACFNAGVLYWQLRKQDIFQPLAGWRAFLVKLFVALAVMVVVLFGVLYFMPPWQDGNMLMRMLRLIGVVIVGAGSYFVALYLLGFRPRDFMKRSIA, encoded by the coding sequence ATGAATTTATTAAAATCTTTAGCGGCAGTCAGCTCGATGACGATGATGTCACGGGTTTTAGGCTTCATTCGTGACGCCATTATTGCCCGTGTATTTGGTGCTGGGGCGGCTTCCGATGCCTTCTTTGTTGCCTTCAAACTCCCTAATTTATTACGCCGAATTTTCGCAGAAGGGGCATTTTCTCAAGCGTTTGTTCCCATTCTTGCCGAATATAAAAACCAGCAAGGCGAAGAAGCTACGCGAACGTTTGTGGCCTATATTTCGGGGATGCTTACGTTGGCATTAGCGATTGTGACGGTTGTCGGCATGTTTGCTGCGCCATGGGTCATTTATGTGACGGCGCCGGGTTTTACCACGGATGCAGATAAATTTGCGCTAACGACAGATTTATTGCGTGTGACGTTCCCTTATATTTTCTTGATTTCATTAGCATCATTAGCGGGTGCGATCCTTAATACGTGGAACCGTTTTTCGGTACCGGCGTTTGCACCGACATTATTAAACGTCAGTATGATTTTCTTTGCAGCGTTTGCTGCGCCATATTTTGACCCGCCGATTATGTCTCTGGCTTGGGCGGTTCTTGTCGGTGGTGTGCTGCAATTGGGTTATCAATTACCGCATTTAAAGAAAATTGGTATGTTGGTGTTACCGCGTTTATCGTTCCACGATAGTGGTGTTTGGCGAGTGATGAAGATGATGGGACCGGCGATTATCGGGGTGTCCGTTGCGCAAATTTCATTAATTATCAATACGATTTTCGCCTCGTTCCTGCAATCAGGTTCGGTATCATGGATGTATTATGCTGACCGCTTAATGGAGTTACCTTCTGGGGTGCTTGGTGTCGCGCTGGGTACTATCTTACTACCCTCACTCTCTAAAAGTTTTACCAGCGGAAATCACCAAGAATATCGCCATTTAATGGATTGGGGATTACGTTTATGTTTATTACTGGCGCTGCCATGTGCGGTGGGGCTAGCGATATTATCTGAAGCGTTAACGGTTTCACTTTTTCAATATGACAAATTTACCGCTCACGATTCTTTGATGACCCAGTATGCATTAATGGCCTATTGTGTGGGCTTAACGGGAATGATCTTAGTGAAGATTTTGGCGCCAGGCTTCTATTCTCGCCAAGATATTCGTACTCCGGTAAGAATTGCGATAGTCACTTTGATCTTGACTCAGTTAATGAACTTAGCGTTTATTGGGCCTCTGCAACATGCAGGTTTAGCGCTGTCTATTGGGCTGGCAGCGTGTTTTAACGCAGGTGTTCTGTATTGGCAATTACGCAAGCAAGATATTTTTCAGCCGTTAGCAGGCTGGCGTGCTTTCTTAGTTAAATTGTTTGTTGCCTTAGCGGTGATGGTGGTGGTGCTATTTGGTGTGCTGTACTTTATGCCTCCGTGGCAAGACGGCAATATGCTGATGCGCATGTTACGTTTGATAGGGGTGGTGATTGTGGGAGCAGGGAGCTACTTTGTGGCGCTGTATCTATTAGGCTTCCGCCCACGTGACTTTATGAAGCGTAGTATTGCGTAG
- the amtB gene encoding ammonium transporter AmtB has translation MRRLWLPAALFALSYFALPAYASEVNAVDKADNAFMLICTALVFFMTIPGIALFYGGLLRSKNVLSLITQVMLIFSVVIILWFVFGYSLAFTAGNKIFGDGSLTFLSAMSIDDLSGSINRYIHVAFQGSFAVITLALIVGALGERVRFSALLIFTVIWFTFSYVPIAHMVWAEGGWLFDDGALDFAGGTVVHINAAVAALVGAYLLGKRSDYSQVVLKPHNLPMVFMGTAVLYIGWFGFNVGSAGSANNIAALALINTVIATAGAILSWTFTEWLLRGKPSMLGSCSGCISGLVAITPAAGTVGPIGALIIGIVGGIIGLWGVVVLKRWLKADDVCDVFGIHGTCGIVGCILTGVFTSTLFGGLGYRDNVTLSHQVFVQLESIVVTIVWSGVVAFIAFKLADKLVGLRVSPEEECDGLDITTHGESAYHP, from the coding sequence ATGAGACGACTCTGGTTACCTGCCGCACTCTTCGCCTTAAGTTATTTCGCACTTCCCGCCTATGCATCGGAAGTGAATGCCGTTGATAAAGCCGATAACGCCTTTATGTTGATCTGTACGGCATTGGTATTTTTTATGACCATCCCCGGCATTGCGCTGTTTTATGGCGGATTATTACGCAGCAAAAACGTGTTATCGCTGATCACCCAAGTGATGCTGATTTTTAGTGTGGTGATTATTCTTTGGTTTGTGTTTGGTTACAGCCTCGCCTTCACAGCCGGAAATAAAATCTTTGGGGATGGCTCTTTAACGTTTCTCAGTGCGATGTCCATCGATGATTTATCGGGTTCCATTAACCGATATATTCATGTTGCCTTCCAAGGTTCATTTGCGGTTATTACCCTCGCGTTAATTGTCGGAGCGCTGGGCGAACGAGTACGTTTCTCTGCACTTCTTATTTTTACTGTGATTTGGTTTACCTTCTCCTATGTGCCTATCGCACATATGGTATGGGCTGAAGGCGGATGGCTGTTCGATGATGGCGCCCTCGATTTTGCAGGGGGAACCGTAGTGCACATTAATGCCGCTGTCGCGGCTCTGGTTGGCGCCTATTTACTGGGTAAACGCAGTGACTACAGCCAAGTGGTGCTAAAGCCCCATAACTTACCGATGGTCTTTATGGGTACCGCCGTGCTGTACATTGGGTGGTTTGGCTTTAACGTAGGTTCTGCTGGCAGTGCCAATAATATTGCTGCACTGGCGCTTATCAACACGGTGATTGCAACGGCTGGCGCTATCCTTTCATGGACATTCACTGAATGGTTATTGCGAGGAAAGCCCTCCATGCTCGGAAGCTGCTCCGGTTGTATCTCAGGCTTAGTCGCTATTACGCCAGCGGCGGGTACAGTTGGTCCTATTGGTGCACTGATTATTGGTATTGTCGGGGGAATTATTGGGCTTTGGGGGGTTGTCGTCTTAAAACGTTGGTTAAAAGCCGATGATGTGTGTGATGTTTTTGGTATCCATGGCACCTGCGGTATTGTTGGCTGCATACTCACAGGCGTATTTACCTCAACACTATTTGGGGGACTCGGTTATCGTGACAACGTCACGTTATCCCACCAAGTCTTTGTTCAGCTTGAGAGCATTGTGGTCACCATTGTCTGGTCGGGTGTTGTGGCATTTATCGCCTTTAAACTGGCAGATAAGCTAGTTGGTCTGCGGGTTTCCCCAGAAGAAGAGTGCGATGGATTAGATATTACCACTCATGGCGAGTCCGCTTATCATCCGTAA
- a CDS encoding P-II family nitrogen regulator, which yields MKYIIAIIKPFKLEDVREALTELGIQGMTICEVKGYGRQKGHSELYRGAEYEVSFLPKTKMEIAISDDLLEPVLDAIIRTADTGKVGDGKLFVFELLQAVRIRTSESGDDAL from the coding sequence ATGAAGTACATCATCGCAATTATTAAACCGTTCAAATTAGAAGATGTTCGTGAAGCACTCACTGAATTAGGAATTCAAGGAATGACTATCTGTGAAGTTAAAGGATATGGCAGACAGAAAGGTCATTCAGAGCTTTACCGTGGTGCGGAATATGAAGTGAGTTTTCTACCCAAAACCAAAATGGAAATCGCTATCAGCGATGACCTACTGGAGCCAGTCCTCGATGCGATTATCCGTACCGCAGATACGGGGAAAGTGGGGGATGGAAAGCTATTTGTTTTTGAACTTCTACAGGCCGTTCGCATTCGTACCAGCGAATCCGGCGATGACGCACTCTAA
- the argS gene encoding arginine--tRNA ligase: MNIQAILSDKISAAMLAAGAPEGCDALVRQSAKAQFGDYQANGVMGAAKKMGLPPRQLAEQIVSQLDLEGIASKIEIAGPGFINIFIDPAWIATHAENALTSDRLGLAPVKAETIVIDYSAPNVAKQMHVGHLRSTIIGDAAARTQEFIGHKVIRANHVGDWGTQFGMLIAYLEKVQNEDASDMALSDLEEFYREAKKHYDEDEDFAVRARGYVVKLQSGDEYCRKMWRKLVDITMQQNQETYRRLNVTLTEDDVMGESLYNSMLPGIVADLKAKGLAVESEGATVVFLDEFKNKEGEPMGVIVQKKDGGFLYTTTDIACAKYRYETLHADRSLYYIDSRQHQHLMQAWTIVRKAGYIPESMALEHHMFGMMLGKDGKPFKTRSGGTVRLSDLLDEAVERAQTLIREKNPDMAEDELLNLANVVGIGAVKYADLSKNRTTDYIFDWDNMLAFEGNTAPYMQYAYTRVASIFKKADITEADLTLPIVLEAPHEMALATRLMQFEETILTVAREGTPHVMCAYLYDLAGLFSSFYEHCPILSADTDAQRQSRLKLALLTQKTLKAGLDTLGIETVERM, from the coding sequence GTGAATATTCAGGCTATTCTTTCAGATAAAATCAGTGCTGCAATGCTAGCAGCGGGAGCTCCAGAAGGCTGTGACGCCCTTGTTCGTCAATCAGCTAAAGCGCAATTTGGTGACTATCAGGCTAACGGCGTGATGGGAGCTGCGAAAAAAATGGGTCTGCCTCCACGACAACTGGCCGAGCAAATTGTCAGCCAATTAGATCTCGAAGGTATCGCATCAAAAATTGAAATCGCCGGTCCCGGTTTCATCAATATTTTTATCGACCCTGCATGGATTGCCACTCACGCAGAAAACGCGCTGACCAGTGACCGTTTAGGGCTAGCACCTGTCAAAGCCGAAACCATCGTTATTGACTACTCCGCGCCTAACGTTGCAAAACAGATGCACGTCGGTCATTTACGCTCCACGATTATTGGTGATGCAGCCGCTCGTACCCAAGAATTTATCGGTCACAAAGTGATCCGCGCTAACCACGTAGGTGACTGGGGCACACAGTTCGGGATGCTGATTGCTTATTTAGAAAAAGTGCAAAATGAAGATGCCAGCGATATGGCACTTTCAGACCTCGAAGAATTCTACCGTGAAGCGAAAAAACATTACGACGAAGACGAAGACTTTGCCGTTCGTGCCCGTGGTTACGTGGTGAAATTACAATCTGGTGATGAATACTGCCGTAAAATGTGGCGTAAACTGGTTGATATCACCATGCAACAAAACCAAGAAACCTACCGCCGTTTAAACGTCACCTTGACGGAAGACGATGTGATGGGTGAAAGCCTATACAACAGTATGCTGCCAGGCATCGTTGCCGACCTGAAAGCCAAAGGTTTAGCCGTAGAAAGTGAAGGCGCAACGGTGGTTTTCCTTGATGAATTCAAAAACAAAGAAGGCGAACCGATGGGCGTTATCGTCCAGAAGAAAGATGGCGGTTTCCTATACACCACCACCGACATCGCCTGCGCTAAATACCGTTATGAAACCTTACATGCTGACCGCTCCTTGTATTACATCGACTCCCGCCAGCATCAACATTTAATGCAAGCTTGGACTATCGTCCGTAAAGCTGGCTATATCCCAGAATCTATGGCGCTTGAACACCATATGTTCGGAATGATGTTAGGAAAAGATGGTAAGCCATTCAAAACCCGTTCAGGGGGTACTGTTCGTCTGTCTGACCTGTTAGATGAAGCCGTTGAACGTGCCCAAACGCTAATCCGTGAGAAAAACCCGGATATGGCTGAAGATGAATTACTGAATCTTGCGAATGTCGTGGGTATTGGTGCAGTTAAATATGCTGACTTGTCTAAAAATCGTACTACTGACTACATTTTCGATTGGGACAATATGTTAGCCTTTGAAGGTAACACCGCGCCATATATGCAATATGCCTATACCCGCGTTGCCTCTATCTTCAAGAAAGCAGACATTACCGAAGCGGATTTAACCTTACCAATCGTGTTAGAAGCGCCACATGAAATGGCATTAGCAACACGTTTAATGCAGTTTGAAGAGACTATCTTGACTGTTGCACGTGAAGGTACGCCACACGTTATGTGCGCTTATCTGTATGACTTAGCGGGTCTGTTCTCTAGCTTCTATGAGCATTGCCCTATTTTGTCGGCAGACACAGATGCACAACGTCAAAGCCGTTTAAAACTGGCCTTATTAACGCAAAAAACGTTAAAAGCGGGTCTGGATACGTTAGGTATCGAAACCGTCGAAAGAATGTAA
- a CDS encoding VOC family protein has protein sequence MLDFDKIPQLNDLWCDLPNFEKNVTAMAHTLGLSLTDYVIDHISVRCHHQATAERWHDGLLQCAELLSDNVINGRPIRLYDLKNPIQVAGQDVYIIELPFPKDKIYPQESWEHIEMVIEVAPELLPEIARRLLPDTLPEGYSYKVSQPKGQQERLPNPTLAVTNGLITLKYHPFSLRNIVESEK, from the coding sequence ATGTTAGATTTCGATAAAATCCCTCAGTTAAATGATTTATGGTGTGACCTGCCTAATTTTGAAAAAAACGTGACGGCAATGGCGCATACACTTGGCTTGTCTCTGACAGATTATGTGATTGACCATATTTCCGTGCGTTGCCATCATCAGGCAACGGCGGAGCGTTGGCATGATGGGCTATTACAATGCGCCGAGTTACTTTCTGATAACGTGATCAACGGCCGCCCAATTCGTCTTTATGACCTGAAAAATCCCATTCAAGTCGCTGGGCAAGATGTTTATATTATTGAGCTGCCTTTTCCAAAAGATAAAATCTATCCTCAAGAGAGCTGGGAACATATTGAAATGGTGATTGAGGTCGCGCCAGAATTATTGCCAGAGATAGCCCGCCGTTTATTACCGGATACCTTACCTGAAGGGTACTCTTATAAAGTAAGTCAACCTAAAGGTCAGCAAGAAAGACTGCCAAATCCGACTTTAGCCGTGACAAACGGCTTGATTACCCTCAAATATCATCCATTTTCCCTTAGAAACATCGTTGAAAGCGAAAAATAA
- the cutC gene encoding copper homeostasis protein CutC: MAKLEICCFGIECAQVAQEYGADRIELCSGAADGGLTPSYGYLKRAREKLHIPVHPIIRPRGGDFCYNVSEFDVIREDLQMIKEMGFPGAVVGILDTEGRIDIERMQTLMEIANGMEITFHRAFDMCINPLLALEQLKNLGVARILTSGQQQSAELGLPLLKELHEKSREINGPIIMAGAGVRLANITKFMEIGLTEVHSSAGKTVPSSMNYRKVGVTMASNSETDEFTHYCVDGPTVEAMMDFISITEKVPA, from the coding sequence ATGGCGAAACTGGAAATTTGCTGTTTTGGTATAGAATGCGCCCAAGTTGCGCAAGAATATGGTGCAGATCGTATTGAGCTCTGTTCGGGGGCAGCAGATGGAGGGCTAACACCAAGTTACGGCTATTTAAAACGGGCGAGAGAGAAACTTCACATTCCTGTTCATCCTATTATTCGTCCACGTGGTGGCGATTTTTGCTATAACGTGAGTGAATTTGATGTGATCCGTGAAGATTTACAGATGATCAAGGAGATGGGGTTTCCCGGCGCAGTAGTGGGGATCTTAGATACAGAAGGGCGCATTGATATCGAACGGATGCAGACCTTAATGGAAATTGCGAATGGAATGGAAATTACTTTCCATCGTGCTTTTGATATGTGTATCAATCCATTACTGGCATTAGAGCAACTTAAAAACCTTGGAGTGGCGCGTATTTTAACATCCGGTCAGCAGCAAAGTGCTGAATTAGGTTTGCCACTATTGAAAGAGTTACACGAAAAAAGTCGCGAAATTAATGGCCCAATCATTATGGCTGGCGCGGGAGTCCGGTTGGCGAATATAACCAAGTTTATGGAAATTGGTCTAACGGAAGTGCACAGCTCCGCAGGGAAAACCGTCCCTTCCAGTATGAATTACCGCAAAGTCGGTGTCACGATGGCATCGAACAGCGAAACCGATGAGTTCACGCACTACTGTGTAGATGGACCAACGGTGGAAGCGATGATGGACTTTATTTCTATAACGGAAAAAGTACCTGCATAA
- the cmoB gene encoding tRNA 5-methoxyuridine(34)/uridine 5-oxyacetic acid(34) synthase CmoB, with protein MIDFGRFYQQIAVGPLSHWLETLPAQLAAWKKEGLHGGFSSWEKMLDNLPVMTPTQLDIKNSVTATRDPELTEGETRRLNNILGQLKPWRKGPFSLYGVNIDTEWRSDWKWDRVLPHISPLKGRHVLDVGCGSGYHMWRMLGEEAQFVVGIDPTELFLCQFEAVRKLLGDDQRAHLLPLGIEQLPALKAFDTVFSMGVLYHRRSPLDHLYQLKDQLVSEGELVLESLVIEGDEFQCLIPGDRYAQMRNVYFIPSAKMLKVWLEKCGFVDVRIVDQAVTSLDEQRRTEWMQTDSLAEFLDPNDQTKTIEGYPAPLRAILVAKKP; from the coding sequence ATGATCGATTTCGGTCGTTTTTATCAACAAATTGCCGTTGGCCCTCTTAGCCATTGGTTAGAAACCTTGCCTGCTCAACTGGCAGCCTGGAAGAAAGAAGGACTACACGGTGGGTTCTCTTCATGGGAGAAAATGTTAGATAACCTGCCTGTCATGACGCCGACCCAGTTAGATATTAAAAATAGCGTTACTGCGACGCGCGACCCAGAATTAACCGAAGGCGAAACTCGCCGTTTAAACAATATCTTGGGGCAATTGAAACCATGGCGTAAAGGCCCATTTTCTCTATATGGCGTCAATATCGATACCGAATGGCGCTCAGATTGGAAATGGGATCGCGTTCTGCCACATATTTCCCCATTAAAAGGTCGTCATGTGTTAGATGTGGGCTGCGGAAGTGGTTATCACATGTGGCGTATGCTGGGCGAAGAAGCACAGTTTGTTGTCGGCATCGATCCTACTGAACTGTTTTTATGTCAGTTTGAAGCAGTTAGAAAACTGTTAGGTGATGACCAACGCGCACATTTATTACCATTAGGTATTGAACAACTGCCTGCCTTAAAAGCCTTTGATACCGTATTCTCGATGGGCGTTCTGTATCATCGTCGCTCCCCACTCGACCATTTATATCAATTAAAAGATCAATTAGTCAGTGAAGGAGAATTAGTGTTAGAAAGTTTGGTGATTGAAGGTGATGAATTCCAATGCCTGATCCCCGGCGACCGCTATGCACAAATGCGCAACGTTTATTTTATTCCTTCCGCCAAAATGCTCAAAGTGTGGCTAGAGAAATGCGGTTTTGTAGACGTACGCATTGTTGACCAAGCCGTGACCTCGTTAGACGAACAGCGTCGCACTGAATGGATGCAAACGGATTCGTTAGCGGAATTTTTAGACCCTAACGATCAAACCAAAACCATCGAAGGCTATCCAGCCCCTCTACGTGCGATTTTAGTGGCGAAAAAACCGTAA
- the cmoA gene encoding carboxy-S-adenosyl-L-methionine synthase CmoA has product MSSQDPNHKDSLFSAPIANLGDWKFDEKVAEVFPDMIQRSVPGYSNIITMIGMLAGRFVTPNSQVYDLGCSLGAATLSVRRNISVENCKIISVDNSPAMVERCRRHIDAYKAQTPVEVIEGDIRDIHIENASMVILNFTLQFLNPDDREKLLTKIYQGLLPGGILVLSEKFNFEDKQIGELLFNMHHDFKRANGYSELEISQKRSMLENVMLTDSVEAHKTRLKRVGFTHCEVWFQCFNFGSLLALKEGLQ; this is encoded by the coding sequence ATGTCAAGTCAGGATCCAAACCATAAAGACAGCCTTTTCTCCGCGCCAATCGCCAATTTAGGTGACTGGAAGTTTGATGAAAAAGTAGCTGAAGTTTTCCCCGATATGATCCAACGTTCCGTACCGGGTTACTCCAATATCATCACCATGATTGGGATGCTAGCGGGGCGTTTTGTGACACCAAATAGCCAAGTCTATGATCTGGGATGTTCCCTTGGTGCCGCCACCCTGTCTGTTCGTCGAAATATTTCAGTGGAAAACTGCAAAATCATTTCTGTCGATAATTCACCCGCCATGGTCGAACGCTGCCGCCGTCATATTGATGCGTATAAAGCACAAACGCCCGTCGAGGTTATCGAAGGAGATATTCGCGATATTCATATTGAAAATGCGTCTATGGTTATCCTTAACTTCACATTGCAGTTTTTAAACCCCGATGATCGCGAGAAATTACTCACTAAAATTTACCAAGGGTTATTACCCGGCGGGATTTTAGTGTTATCTGAGAAGTTCAATTTTGAAGATAAGCAAATTGGTGAGTTACTATTCAACATGCACCATGATTTCAAACGCGCCAATGGGTATAGCGAACTCGAAATCAGCCAAAAACGCAGCATGCTCGAAAACGTCATGCTCACCGACTCTGTTGAAGCGCATAAAACTCGCCTAAAACGCGTCGGATTCACACATTGTGAAGTCTGGTTCCAATGTTTTAACTTCGGTTCATTATTAGCATTAAAAGAGGGGCTGCAATGA
- a CDS encoding MAPEG family protein, translating into MVSSLYAVLGALLILKLSLNVVKLRNQYRVSVGDGGFSELQTAIRVHGNAIEYIPVSLILLLLMEMNGAKVWMIHVCGILLIVSRMLHSYGLKNHDYSQRRMGMMGTYLALTLMIMANAYYLPWVQMVSFTF; encoded by the coding sequence ATGGTCAGTTCTTTATACGCTGTACTAGGGGCCTTACTGATACTGAAACTATCACTCAATGTCGTAAAGCTAAGAAATCAGTACCGTGTTTCTGTTGGTGATGGTGGTTTTTCTGAACTGCAAACCGCTATCCGTGTGCATGGCAATGCCATCGAATACATTCCAGTTTCATTAATTTTATTACTGTTAATGGAGATGAATGGCGCCAAAGTTTGGATGATCCATGTTTGCGGCATTCTACTGATTGTAAGCCGCATGCTCCACTCTTACGGTTTAAAAAACCATGACTATTCACAACGACGAATGGGAATGATGGGAACGTATCTGGCACTCACCTTAATGATCATGGCCAATGCCTATTATCTACCATGGGTACAAATGGTGTCGTTCACCTTTTAA
- a CDS encoding NUDIX hydrolase produces the protein MSTKIIDKLGLITIQNGKVAMVRSHNKTLFYIPGGKREQGETDQQALSREIDEELTLTLLPESIRFYGEFTGLADGKQDGTQVCIRCYQADYDGIPQPAAEIAELVWLDSNDADRCSITAIAVLAQLKADNLIK, from the coding sequence ATGAGCACTAAAATCATTGATAAATTAGGTTTAATTACCATTCAAAATGGCAAAGTTGCCATGGTTCGTTCCCATAATAAAACCCTATTTTATATTCCTGGCGGAAAACGTGAGCAGGGTGAAACTGACCAACAGGCGCTTTCTCGCGAAATCGATGAGGAACTCACATTAACCTTACTCCCTGAATCTATCCGGTTCTACGGAGAATTCACCGGATTGGCTGATGGCAAACAAGATGGTACGCAAGTTTGTATTCGTTGCTACCAAGCCGATTACGACGGCATCCCTCAACCTGCGGCTGAAATTGCTGAATTAGTGTGGTTGGATTCCAATGATGCAGACCGCTGCTCTATCACCGCCATTGCTGTCTTGGCGCAACTTAAAGCGGATAACCTCATTAAGTAA
- a CDS encoding DUF4377 domain-containing protein — translation MKKILLASSLFVLLAGCQNGNNTNTMKPTNSNNKIFYIDSSLADCVGVAPMKCMKVKEKPTDDWQYFYSSIQGFSYEPGYNYVLEVQQFDVPNPPADAPSIRYELVKVIEKK, via the coding sequence ATGAAAAAAATTCTACTCGCATCATCCCTTTTTGTTCTGCTTGCAGGATGCCAAAACGGAAATAATACCAACACGATGAAGCCCACCAACAGCAACAATAAAATCTTTTATATTGACTCCTCTCTGGCTGACTGTGTCGGCGTTGCACCTATGAAATGCATGAAAGTTAAAGAAAAACCAACTGATGATTGGCAATATTTTTACTCATCTATTCAAGGATTCAGCTACGAGCCGGGCTATAACTACGTGTTAGAGGTTCAACAATTTGATGTGCCTAACCCACCCGCCGATGCCCCAAGCATCCGTTATGAGTTAGTCAAAGTTATCGAGAAAAAATAA